A region of Neovison vison isolate M4711 chromosome 7, ASM_NN_V1, whole genome shotgun sequence DNA encodes the following proteins:
- the CCDC153 gene encoding coiled-coil domain-containing protein 153 isoform X1 → MPRLKYESSPSLGQQGDATQNQRKGEENWGTEEERECGRWADVEAKSAYRRVVMEKKLLQDHLALRRDEARRAKASEEQLRQRLQVLEAELEEARSESKAIYAEMSRQCQALQKEMETRSRQLEEEVTGLREQLETCQKEAKAAGQEAEQALGERDQTLAQLRAHVADMEAKYEEILHGSLDRLLAKLRVVKPQWDGAVLRLHAKYKEQLRQFGLNPLDL, encoded by the exons ATGCCCAGGCTTAAATATGAGTCCTCTCCCTCCCTAGGACAGCAAGGAGATGCCACCCAAAAccaaaggaaaggggaagaaaactggggcacagaagaagaaagagaatgcgGGCGCTG GGCAGATGTGGAGGCCAAGTCCGCATACCGGCGGGTAGTGATGGAGAAGAAGCTGCTCCAAGACCACCTGG CTCTGCGGAGGGATGAGGCCCGCCGGGCTAAAGCTTCTGAGGagcagctgaggcagaggctgcaGGTGTTGGAGGCTGAGTTGGAGGAGGCCCGAAGTGAGAGCAAGGCCATCTATGCAG AAATGAGTCGTCAGTGCCAGGCCCTGCAGAAGGAAATGGAGACCCGCAGCAGGCAGCTGGAGGAAGAAGTGACGGGCCTTCGGGAACAGCTGG AGACGTGCCAGAAGGAGGCCAAGGCTGCAGGGCAAGAGGCTGAGCAGGCCCTGGGAGAGCGGGACCAGACTCTGGCTCAGCTTCGGGCCCACGTGGCAGACATGGAGGCCAAGTATGAGGAAATCTTACAT GGCAGCCTGGACCGACTCTTGGCCAAGCTGAGGGTCGTCAAGCCTCAGTGGGACGGGGCTGTGCTGAGACTTCATGCCAAGTACAAGGAGCAGCTCCGCCAGTTTGGACTCAACCCCCTGGATCTTTGA
- the CCDC153 gene encoding coiled-coil domain-containing protein 153 isoform X2, producing MPPKTKGKGKKTGAQKKKENAGADVEAKSAYRRVVMEKKLLQDHLALRRDEARRAKASEEQLRQRLQVLEAELEEARSESKAIYAEMSRQCQALQKEMETRSRQLEEEVTGLREQLETCQKEAKAAGQEAEQALGERDQTLAQLRAHVADMEAKYEEILHGSLDRLLAKLRVVKPQWDGAVLRLHAKYKEQLRQFGLNPLDL from the exons ATGCCACCCAAAAccaaaggaaaggggaagaaaactggggcacagaagaagaaagagaatgcgGGCGCTG ATGTGGAGGCCAAGTCCGCATACCGGCGGGTAGTGATGGAGAAGAAGCTGCTCCAAGACCACCTGG CTCTGCGGAGGGATGAGGCCCGCCGGGCTAAAGCTTCTGAGGagcagctgaggcagaggctgcaGGTGTTGGAGGCTGAGTTGGAGGAGGCCCGAAGTGAGAGCAAGGCCATCTATGCAG AAATGAGTCGTCAGTGCCAGGCCCTGCAGAAGGAAATGGAGACCCGCAGCAGGCAGCTGGAGGAAGAAGTGACGGGCCTTCGGGAACAGCTGG AGACGTGCCAGAAGGAGGCCAAGGCTGCAGGGCAAGAGGCTGAGCAGGCCCTGGGAGAGCGGGACCAGACTCTGGCTCAGCTTCGGGCCCACGTGGCAGACATGGAGGCCAAGTATGAGGAAATCTTACAT GGCAGCCTGGACCGACTCTTGGCCAAGCTGAGGGTCGTCAAGCCTCAGTGGGACGGGGCTGTGCTGAGACTTCATGCCAAGTACAAGGAGCAGCTCCGCCAGTTTGGACTCAACCCCCTGGATCTTTGA